One window of Streptomyces sp. NBC_00273 genomic DNA carries:
- a CDS encoding tetratricopeptide repeat protein: protein MPRPNPSTAVLENPEVPERKRFCSRSDCGAPVGRSRGDRPGRTEGFCTKCGHPYSFVPKLRSGDVVRGQYEVLGCLAHGGLGWVYLAVDRAVADRWVVLKGLLDTGDQDAMEAAISERRFLAEIEHSNIVRIYNFVEHLDQRTGSLDGYIVMEYVGGKSLKEIANERRRPDGRRDPLPVEQACAYGIEALEALGHLHSRNLLYCDFKVDNAIQQQDQLKLIDMGAVRRMDDAESAIYGTVGYQAPEVAELGPSVASDLYTVARTLAVLTFDFQGYTNVFVDSLPDPEHIEVFRRYESFYRLLVRATDPDPGRRFSSAQEMADQLTGVLREVVALQTGRPRPQLSTLFGPELRVPDTELFADAADTAVSRLGYRPIASRRGGRLFGLAGRGRAAAGAHAPGGTAVAGATAAGGTPPGGTPVPGAAGGGAAGPWGPATGGPAPSAGAGAVGAGVVGAGVAGLGTTATHVTGAPVPGPRPAPPAAVQGAGAGAWAGTGAAPAPVLLPLEPASARATPLDARDTALALPVPLVDAADPNAGFLTGLLASAPGDLLGALSAAPADSAELRLRELRARLELGELPEAGHTLAELEARHPDDWRVVWARGIASLATGDDEIAALSFDAIYDAFPGEPAPKLALGLCAEVLGQLDNAAEYYRLVWITDPGFVSAAFGLARVQLAAGDRDAAVRTLESVPEASIHYTAARVAAVRARLRDRSPQEPLLADLAAAADQVEALRRFGLDPERQERLATEVLGSALDWVLSGSRGSDPGRTSLLGSQLDERGLRFGLERSYRVLARLARRGEERIELVERANRFRPRTWV, encoded by the coding sequence GTGCCGCGTCCGAATCCTTCGACCGCGGTCCTGGAGAACCCGGAGGTGCCGGAGCGCAAGCGGTTCTGCTCGCGCTCGGACTGCGGGGCCCCGGTGGGCCGCTCCCGGGGCGACCGTCCGGGCCGGACGGAAGGGTTCTGCACCAAGTGCGGGCACCCGTACTCCTTCGTGCCCAAGCTGCGCTCCGGTGATGTGGTGCGCGGCCAGTACGAGGTGCTGGGCTGCCTCGCGCACGGCGGCCTCGGCTGGGTGTACCTGGCGGTGGACCGGGCGGTCGCGGACCGGTGGGTGGTCCTCAAGGGCCTGCTGGACACCGGGGACCAGGACGCGATGGAGGCCGCGATCTCGGAGCGGCGCTTCCTCGCGGAGATCGAGCACTCCAACATCGTGCGGATCTACAACTTCGTGGAGCACCTGGACCAGCGGACCGGTTCGCTGGACGGGTACATCGTCATGGAGTACGTCGGCGGCAAATCGCTGAAGGAGATCGCGAACGAGCGGCGCCGGCCGGACGGACGGCGCGACCCGCTGCCGGTGGAGCAGGCGTGCGCCTACGGCATCGAGGCGCTGGAGGCGCTCGGCCACCTGCACAGCAGGAACCTCCTGTACTGCGACTTCAAGGTCGACAACGCGATCCAGCAGCAGGACCAGCTGAAGCTGATCGACATGGGCGCGGTACGGCGGATGGACGACGCCGAGTCGGCCATCTACGGCACGGTGGGCTACCAGGCCCCCGAGGTCGCGGAGCTGGGCCCCTCGGTCGCCTCCGACCTCTACACGGTGGCGCGGACGCTGGCCGTGCTGACCTTCGACTTCCAGGGCTACACCAATGTGTTCGTGGATTCGCTGCCGGATCCGGAGCACATCGAGGTGTTCCGGCGGTACGAGTCCTTCTACCGGCTGCTGGTCCGGGCCACCGATCCGGACCCGGGGCGGCGGTTCTCGTCCGCGCAGGAGATGGCGGACCAGCTGACGGGCGTGCTGCGGGAGGTGGTCGCCCTGCAGACGGGTCGGCCGCGGCCGCAGCTGTCGACCCTCTTCGGCCCGGAGCTGCGGGTTCCGGACACCGAACTGTTCGCCGACGCGGCCGACACCGCCGTCTCCCGGCTGGGCTACCGGCCGATCGCCTCCCGGCGCGGTGGCCGGCTGTTCGGGCTCGCCGGCCGCGGCCGGGCCGCGGCCGGAGCGCACGCGCCGGGCGGCACCGCCGTGGCCGGGGCGACGGCCGCCGGTGGGACCCCGCCCGGTGGCACGCCCGTGCCCGGGGCGGCCGGCGGCGGCGCGGCGGGTCCGTGGGGACCCGCGACCGGCGGACCGGCACCGTCGGCCGGGGCGGGCGCGGTTGGGGCGGGCGTGGTTGGGGCGGGCGTGGCCGGCCTCGGAACCACCGCCACGCATGTGACCGGTGCGCCGGTGCCGGGTCCGCGACCCGCGCCGCCGGCTGCGGTCCAGGGCGCGGGGGCCGGAGCTTGGGCGGGAACCGGGGCCGCACCCGCACCCGTACTCCTGCCCTTGGAGCCGGCTTCGGCGAGAGCGACGCCGCTCGACGCGCGCGACACCGCGCTGGCCCTGCCCGTACCGCTGGTGGACGCGGCCGACCCGAACGCCGGTTTCCTGACGGGTCTGCTGGCCTCCGCGCCGGGCGACCTGTTGGGCGCCCTGAGCGCGGCGCCGGCCGACTCGGCCGAGTTGCGGCTGCGGGAGCTGCGGGCCCGCCTGGAGCTGGGCGAACTGCCCGAGGCCGGGCACACCCTGGCGGAGCTGGAGGCCCGGCATCCGGACGACTGGCGGGTGGTGTGGGCCCGTGGCATCGCCTCGCTGGCCACCGGTGACGACGAGATAGCGGCCCTGTCCTTCGACGCGATCTACGACGCCTTCCCGGGCGAGCCCGCCCCGAAGCTGGCCCTCGGGCTGTGCGCGGAGGTGCTGGGCCAACTGGACAACGCCGCCGAGTACTACCGCCTCGTGTGGATCACCGACCCGGGATTCGTGAGCGCGGCCTTCGGGCTGGCCCGCGTCCAACTGGCCGCCGGGGACCGGGACGCAGCCGTGCGCACACTGGAATCCGTACCGGAAGCGTCCATCCACTACACCGCCGCGCGGGTGGCTGCCGTACGGGCACGTCTGCGCGACCGGTCCCCGCAGGAGCCGCTGTTGGCCGACCTGGCGGCCGCAGCGGACCAGGTGGAGGCCCTGCGGCGGTTCGGACTGGACCCGGAACGGCAAGAGCGGCTCGCGACGGAGGTTCTGGGCTCGGCCCTGGACTGGGTACTGTCGGGTAGCCGGGGTTCCGACCCCGGCCGGACCTCGCTGCTCGGCAGTCAACTGGACGAGCGGGGCCTGCGCTTCGGACTGGAGCGCTCGTACCGCGTCCTCGCACGGCTGGCGCGGCGTGGCGAGGAGAGGATCGAACTGGTGGAGCGGGCAAACCGTTTCCGTCCCCGGACGTGGGTGTGA